The Mucilaginibacter terrae region AAGATGATCATCATCACCATGGGCATCTGTATCATCATCTATACCGTTCTTGGGGGCATCGAAAGCCGTGATATGGACCGAGGTGGTACAAGGGATTATTAAAACCTTTGGTGCGTTGCTCATCCTCTATATTATTATTACCAATATGCCGGGCGGCGTAAGTAAAATGGTTGAAATAGGTAACGCTGATAGCAAGTTTAGTTTGGGCAGCCTCGCGCCCGATTTTACTACCTCCACCTTTTGGGTGGTGCTGTTGTACGGCTTTTTTATCAACCTCAATAATTTTGGTATGGACCAAAATTATGTGCAGCGTTATCATACGGCAACATCATCCAAACAAGCCGCAAAATCAATTTGGTTATGCGTTTGGCTGTATGTTCCGGCCTCGTTATTGTTTTGTGTTATTGGTTCGGCTTTGTATGCTTACTACCAGGTTAATCCAGAGCTTACCGAAGCTATTCGTCATCAGGTGGCAACAGAGCGTTTGCCCGGAGCATCGGCTGTCGATATCGCCCAAATGGCTTCATTATTAAAACCCGAAGATTATGGCGATAAGGTGATGCCCAACTTTATGGTTACCAAAATACCAGCGGGCTTGGTAGGGTTAATAGTTTCAGCCATCTTATCGGCCGCCATGAGCACCATTAGTTCAGGTATGAATGCCTCGGCCACGGTGTTTGCCGAAGATATTTACAAGCGCTACTTCAAATCAAATATTAGCCAGAAACAAAACATGAACTTGCTGCATACAGCTACTGTTGT contains the following coding sequences:
- a CDS encoding sodium:solute symporter family transporter, whose amino-acid sequence is MGASKAVIWTEVVQGIIKTFGALLILYIIITNMPGGVSKMVEIGNADSKFSLGSLAPDFTTSTFWVVLLYGFFINLNNFGMDQNYVQRYHTATSSKQAAKSIWLCVWLYVPASLLFCVIGSALYAYYQVNPELTEAIRHQVATERLPGASAVDIAQMASLLKPEDYGDKVMPNFMVTKIPAGLVGLIVSAILSAAMSTISSGMNASATVFAEDIYKRYFKSNISQKQNMNLLHTATVVAGVAGVAAGIAMIGVKSVLDVWWQLSGIFAGGMLGLFLLGIISKQTRNHEAIVAIIIGIIVILWMTLSPLLPASYGMLRNVLHQNMVIVIGTLVIFLTGIILTRIKQNKAAQTAAANH